One segment of Ricinus communis isolate WT05 ecotype wild-type chromosome 8, ASM1957865v1, whole genome shotgun sequence DNA contains the following:
- the LOC8282417 gene encoding protein ALTERED PHOSPHATE STARVATION RESPONSE 1 has protein sequence MGCTSSKLDDLPAVALCRERCSFLDEAINQRFILADAHRAYTESLRTVGVSLHHFIQQDYAGSAAAAASSSSPGSSPTLNLPPQKKRDPVLTNEGATGSPKKHHSHSNSGSHLHFHSDSDEDDGDDDSIHHSGHSSPLHDPDMQYMPSGYMGMDMGREEDLYSGGGGGGGDGYLHMNYMKNKATTPSVVYEKRPVTPETVHFGDSSSSSSAYYYNSSNNNYNPYPMNYFGYPNYAGGTAGYYGYGSSSSVPTPAVASSSKPPPPPPPPPTASPWDFLNLFESNDNYYPPYTPSRDSKELREEEGIPDLEDENYQHEDVKEVHGHEKYVDGGGGGGGNNFASKSVMMNDGDAKSNNTSEPSLYQAMPKPSVSMDNDGGLEYEVHVVEKKVVDDERSDHDHTNAGFKIGGGLRDVSQVAFEIKIQFERASESGQEIAMMLEVGRLPYHRKHVSKMLQGVAPSLSVVSSQPSTSKSTDASSSTNLDIDEDLVIRSKKLSSTLQKLYLWEKKLYNDVKDEEKMRVDHDKKCRKLKRLDERGAEAHKVDATRILIRSLSTKIRIAIQGVEKISITINRIRDEELWPQLNQLIQGLTRMWKSMLECHQSQCRAIKEAKGLGSIGSGKKLGDDHLTATLKLEHDLLSWTSSFSSWIGAQKGYVRALNNWLRKCLLYEPEETPDGIAPFSPGRIGAPPVFVICNQWAQAMDTISEKEVIDAMRSFASSVLKLWEQDKLEMRQRMMMNRDLERKVRSLDRQDQRIHKEIQALDKKIVLVTGDTYSLSVTGSIVYQSDTSNSSLQGSLQRIFEAMEKFMAESIKAYEELIQRTEEERLAREHERIS, from the exons atgGGTTGCACTAGTTCCAAGCTGGATGATCTTCCAGCGGTGGCGCTGTGCCGTGAGCGGTGTAGTTTTCTTGATGAAGCAATCAATCAGCGTTTTATTTTAGCTGATGCACATAGAGCTTACACTGAATCTTTAAGAACGGTTGGTGTTTCTTTACATCATTTTATCCAACAAGATTATGCTGGtagtgctgctgctgctgcttctTCTTCGTCTCCTGGTTCATCTCCTACTCTTAATTTACCGCctcaaaagaaaagggatCCAGTACTTACCAACGAAGGCGCAACGGGTTCACCTAAGAAGCACCACTCTCACTCCAACTCTGGTTCGCATCTTCATTTCCattctgattctgatgagGATGACGGCGATGATGATTCTATTCATCATTCTGGTCACTCTTCGCCTTTGCATGACCCCGATATGCAGTATATGCCATCGGGATATATGGGTATGGATATGGGTAGAGAAGAGGATTTGTATTCaggaggtggaggtggaggtggagaTGGATATTTGCATATGAATTATATGAAGAATAAAGCAACAACTCCTTCTGTTGTTTATGAGAAGAGACCTGTAACTCCTGAGACTGTTCATTTTGgtgattcttcttcttcttcttctgcttattattataatagtagtaataataattataatcctTATCCAATGAATTACTTCGGTTACCCAAATTATGCTGGTGGAACGGCTGGGTACTATGGTTATGGGTCCTCTTCTTCCGTTCCGACTCCGGCTGTCGCTTCTTCTTCAAAGCCGCCGCCGCcgcctcctcctcctccaacaGCTTCACCGTGGGATTTCTTGAATTTGTTTGAGagtaatgataattattatccGCCTTATACTCCGAGTAGAGACTCGAAGGAGCTGAGAGAAGAGGAAGGGATTCCTGATTTGGAAGATGAGAATTACCAACATGAGGATGTCAAGGAAGTTCATGGGCATGAGAAGTACGTtgatggtggtggtggtggtggtggtaaTAATTTTGCATCGAAATCAGTGATGATGAATGATGGGGATGCTAAGTCTAATAATACTAGTGAGCCATCACTTTATCAAGCGATGCCCAAACCCAGTGTGTCTATGGATAATGATGGAGGATTGGAGTATGAGGTTCATGTGGTGGAGAAGAAAGTTGTTGATGATGAGAGGTCAGATCATGACCATACAAACGCTGGATTTAAAATAGGAGGTGGATTAAGAGATGTGTCTCAAGTGGCTTTTGAGATCAAGATTCAATTTGAGAGAGCTTCTGAATCTGGTCAAGAAATTGCCATGATGCTTGAAGTTGGAAGGCTTCCTTATCACCGTAAACATG TTTCTAAGATGTTGCAAGGAGTCGCTCCTTCATTATCTGTGGTATCCTCACAGCCATCTACTTCCAAAAGTACCGATGCATCATCCTCCACTAACTTGGACATTGATGAAGATTTGGTGATAAGGTCCAAAAAGCTTTCTTCTACCTTGCAAAAGTTGTATCTTTGGGAGAAGAAACTCTACAATGATGTGAAG GATGAGGAGAAAATGCGAGTAGATCACGACAAAAAGTGCCGTAAGCTGAAGCGTTTGGATGAGAGAGGTGCTGAAGCCCATAAAGTTGATGCAACTCGAATTTTAATTAGGAGTCTGTCcacaaaaataagaattgcAATTCAGGGTGTAGAAAAGATCTCTATTACGATAAACAGGATTAGGGATGAAGAGCTGTGGCCGCAGcttaatcaattaattcaGGG GTTAACCAGGATGTGGAAAAGTATGCTGGAATGCCATCAGTCTCAGTGTCGAGCAATTAAAGAAGCTAAAGGATTAGGTTCTATTGGATCAGGTAAAAAGCTTGGTGATGATCATCTTACAGCCACATTGAAGCTTGAGCATGACCTTCTTAGTTGGACTTCAAGCTTCTCTAGCTGGATAGGAGCCCAGAAGGGTTATGTGAGAGCCTTGAATAATTGGCTTCGTAAATGTCTATTATATGAACCAGAAGAAACGCCGGATGGAATAGCACCCTTTTCACCAGGCAGGATAGGGGCGCCTCCGGTATTTGTAATATGTAATCAGTGGGCACAAGCTATGGATACGATATCTGAAAAGGAAGTCATTGATGCTATGCGCAGTTTTGCCTCAAGTGTGCTTAAGCTCTGGGAACAGGATAAACTAGAAATGCGCCAGAGAATGATGATGAACAGGGATCTGGAGAGAAAAGTTAGGAGTTTAGATAGACAGGATCAAAGGATACACAAGGAGATTCAGGCATTAGACAAGAAAATTGTTCTGGTTACTGGAGATACTTATAGTCTTTCAGTGACTGGAAGCATAGTATATCAGAGTGATACTAGCAATAGCAGTCTACAAGGGAGTCTGCAACGCATTTTTGAGGCCATGGAGAAGTTCATGGCCGAGTCAATCAAAGCTTATGAGGAGCTTATTCAGCGCACTGAAGAAGAAAGGCTTGCACGGGAGCATGAGAGAATTTCTTAG